The sequence below is a genomic window from Colletotrichum destructivum chromosome 4, complete sequence.
CACGGAAGATCCGGTTCAACCGATATCACCGAGTCAGTCTGATTTTCTTCTTCGGACTTCAGGAGAatgccgacggcgtccgggCTGCCTACAAGGAGATGGTGGAAGCTGGAGAGATGGTCGACACTGTGGCTCTCAACTGCGTCATCGTCAGCTTTCTGAGATGCGGCGAACAAGAGGCGGCGTTGAAAGTCTACAACTACATGAAGGGCACCGGGTCAAAGGCTGCCGTCAATTTCCCTCGAAAAGACTACTTCAAGGACCAGGTAGTTACCAAGATCCTTTTCATGTTCGCATCAGTCGGCAGGATGGTACCGGAGCTTCGGCCCCAATTACAGGAGCTCGCAGGCACCGCCCCTGACATGCGAACATATCGCATTCTCATCAAGCACTTTGGCGTCGAGAGAGGCGACCTTGGCAGGGTTGCccagttcctcgacgagatgTGGCAGTTCGAGGTGCCTGTTGACGGGTCCGTCTTTTTGGCTATTTTCGTAGCCTTCGAAAAGCACGGTGGCAAGGCCTTTTCCGCGTGGACACCAGCCCGGTTGGAGAAGGTCTTATCCGCGTTGCTGAGAGCAATCGATTACAAAACCGAGGGTCTTTACCTCGACACCTGGCTCATGGGGTGGGCTCTTCGGGCCTTTATGAAATGCGCCAACGAAGTCAGAGCTGGGGAAGTGTACGAAGAGTTTCAAAAGAGGTGGGATTTGCCGCCAGACAGAGCGCGGTACATGGAGAGTTATGTCGCCAGGATCTTGCATCGCAAGAGTCAAGACCGTTTTTCCAGCAGCTAGCCTGTGACCCGATCGCAGGAGAGGCTCAAGGCAGTCAGGCAACTGCCATTGTAAAACAAGTATAGACAAAATGATACCAATAATTTCACTCGCAGTATGAAATTCGCCATGCTCTGGTGACTTTTCCCAAATGCTTGACTCATCCATCCTTGGCTTATCTGATTCATCAGACCAACCAATATTTTCCAACACTCTTTGAAGATTATGGCTTGGTAACAACGTAGCGTCAGTCAAAATATCTATACGGCATGGTTGCGCTAGGAGCGATTCGTTCGTAAGCGGTCGGTGAGGACGAAAAGTCTCTATTTCTGCTTTGTACATAGTCGTCCTCCGTTCCAACCCAATCCATGCTGTACACTTGCGATCGACTCAAGGAAAACGCAGACATGGCCCTTAAgccttgggcttcttggtTTGCCAGACTAGGAAGCTCGTCAGCACATTCTAACCCGAAGGGAGGGGGCGCCGAGGCAACAGCGAAAAAGCACGCACCGGCGATGCCAAAGGGGGCGAAGAAGCCAACGGCAGCGTAGGTCCAGAAACCAGGGGCGAACCACTTGGACTTGGGGTTAAAGGGGAGGTTGGAGTAGGGGCCCTCGGGGTAGTGGTACGGCGAGGACATCTGGGCGCGGGTGGTCTGGAAGCCGCGGCGAGCGACAACGGCACGGGTCTGGGGGACcgcgcgggcggcggcacgaGCGAGCATCTACAGGGAGGGTCGGTCAGCATCAATTGGAACAGGAGGCGAATCGGGGGGTCGGTCGTACTTTGGCGGGTTGTTCTGAGGGGATCGCGAAGCGCAATTGGGACAGAGAGTGGTGTAGTTGTGGTGTTGAAGTCATGCAAAAGAGTGGTCTGAGAGTGTGCAATCCGGGCAAAGCTCCAGAGAATCTCCAACGTCGTCGTTCGTTATGTAAGCACACGTGACATTGAAGCCTGAGGTCGAtagcggcaacggcaacagcagcagcatcatccaGTCCTGCGAAAGGGATTTCGAAGGCAGCGCCCACCGTGACCGCCTTCCGTCCCTGGTGCTGTCCTTCCGCACGTCCCCTGTCCACTTGCTTGGAATTTTTTTTCTGCCTTACCCTGCGCTTCACTCACCCGCCAGCATTTTCCTCCGAGCGCCTGAAGAGTGGGAAATGCGACGACTGCTGCACAAGCGATCGATCTGGGACCAGGCAAAATTGACGAAAGCCACCACACCTTCGCAGAGACGGATCGCTGCAACTCGGTCCCTTTCGATCTGCTACAGCTTCACACACTGTAGGGGGTCGACTCCCTTCTAAACCCCCTTTATTACCAGTACAACATTCCTTtactgccgccgccgccgatacTTCGTCTCCCTACAACACACCTTGGTGCACCAAGGACTCGCCCAACATGGACGAGCTCTtcgacgtcttcgacgcTCAGCCGGGCCCGGAGCAGACCGAGTCGCATAGCGAGCACGAAGCCACCGTCGCTGAACCTCCCAAGAAGTCGcgcaagaaggacaagaagagcAACAAGCGCAAGGCTGATGGTGCAATCAAGAATGGCGTTGTCGCTGAGCAAGACGATGCCGAGAtgcccgacgccgacgacgtcgccaaggacGACCCTGCCGGAAACCAACCTGAGGACGCCGGTGCAACCTCTGACGACCAGGAAGACAGTCACAAGCgcaggaagaaggagaacgaggcccagcccgttCTGACCGACACCTTCCAGACTGCCCAGTCGAGagaggtcgccggcgccacaACCTTCACCCAGGCTCAAGACGAGTCGCTTGTCCTGTCCCACAACATTCAGCACCAGGTTGCCTTACCTCCTGATCTGGACTACGAATACGTCCCGCTCTCTGAGCACAAGCCGCCGGCGGAACCCGCCCGCAAGTACAACTTCAAGCTGGACCCGTTCCAGAGTCTGTCCGTCGCTTCGAtcgagagagaagagagtgTTCTGGTCTCTGCCCACACATCCGCCGGAAAGACCGTTGTCGCCGAGTACGCCATTGCCCAATGCCTGAAGCGCAACC
It includes:
- a CDS encoding Putative cytochrome c oxidase subunit VIIc; this translates as MTSTPQLHHSLSQLRFAIPSEQPAKMLARAAARAVPQTRAVVARRGFQTTRAQMSSPYHYPEGPYSNLPFNPKSKWFAPGFWTYAAVGFFAPFGIAVWQTKKPKA